The DNA segment TTATTTCTTTAGAACAGGTAAGAGGGGTATAAGGGCTTTGACTGCTCTAACTCAAGAGGATTTataactattttttattttttattttttctcttaTGTAAAAAATTACatgtattgattttttttttaatttggtaattttttttttctacaactcaactcaactcaactcaactaagcctttatcccaaaaatttggggtcggctatatggattcgctttttccactctgaacgattttgagttaaatcctcagaaatatgtaatgcttctaagtcatgctgtactactctcctccaagtcaatttaggtctacccctttttttctttctatcctctagcctaatgtgctctacttgtctaactggagcctccgtatgtctacgcttcacatgaccaaaccacctcaatctcccttctctcaacttatcttcaattggcaccactcctaccttttctctaatactttcattacggactttatctagtctagtatggccactcatccaccttaacattctcatctctgcaactcttatcttagatgcatacgactctttcagtgcccaacactcactaccatatagcatagccgtccgtatggtcagacggtaaaattttccttttaatttattgggaatcttacgatcacatagaactcccgtggcacgtctccacttcaaccatctggctttaatcctatgactaacatcctcctcacatcccccatctacttgaaggactgagcctagatatttaaagtgattactttgggacaaaggccactccattcaaactaactccttccctatcaccgctTTGGCCTTCACCGAACTTGCAATGCACGTATTCTATCTTCATTCTACTTaccttaaaaccctttgactctagagtacttctccaaagttctagttttctattgactccttctcgtgtctcatctatctgaacaatatcatccgcaaacatcatgcaccaaggaatactctcttgtatatgtttcagttcatctaaaactaatgtaaaaaggtaagggcttatggtgatccttggtgtaatccaattgaaatcggaaaatctcttgtgtcccctcccactgtgcacaatagtagttgctccttcatacatatctttaaatacttgtatgtacctaatagataccctctttgttctaacgcattccataagacctctcttggaacactatcataagccttctccaaatcaataaaaaccatgtgtagatctttcttcccatctctatatttctccatcaagcttctaatgagaaagatcacttccatagttgaacgactgggcatgaaaccaaattgattgagagagatagaagtatcatgacgtagtcgatgctccacaactctctcccacaacttcatagtatggctcatgagtttaatttccctatagtttgagcaactccatatgtctcccttatttttaaaaataggtactaaaatactcttcctccattcatcgcattttctttgagtttagaatcttattaaataatttagttaaccatgccactcccatatctcccaaatacttccacacttcaattggtatttcatcgggtccacaggctttacctactttcattctcttaagtgcttcctttacttctaaagatctaatccttctagtataatttacattcttttctattgttctataatctatattcacgctatttccattttgactattattaaagagatcattaaaataatttctccatctttctttaatgtcctcatctttcaccaacacttttccttctttatccttaatgcacctaacttgattgagatcttgacatttcctttctctactccttgctaatctataaatatctttctccccttctttagttccaagtttctcatataacttttcaaaggcctgtgctcttgcttggctaactgccttttttgcctctttctttgctatcttgtactgttcatatgcctcattattatcacatttaggtaatttcttataccattccctttttctcttcaatgccttttgtacttcctcattccaccaccatctctcttttgagggtggtccatgtcctttagactccccaagtacttttctagctacttctctaatctttgatgccatctgtatccacatatcattggcctccatatctagcttccatacttcagactcaagaagctcattttgaacttcacttgctttactcctttgaactcccaccactttgttcgagctacactatttctgaccttacttgaattgttcctaaacttgacatccaagaccaccaacctatgttgacttgttaaagcctctcctggaatgaccttgcaatccttgcatagagctctatttgtcttcctggttaagaggaagtcgatttggcttctatgttgcccacttttgaaagtcactaaatgtgactctctttttataaagtaggtatttgctagtattaggtcgtatgccatagcaaaatccaggatgctttttccctcctcatttcgactgccaaaccaaaacctccatgaacattctcataaccttgcctatcacttcctacatgtccattcaaatctccaccaatgaaaacattttcttcattcggtatgctttgcattaaatcatccatatcttcccaaaacctttgtttactctcactgtctagtcctatttgtggggcataagcactaactatatttattgtttctccgtctagtactagctttactagtataattctatctcctactcttttcacagctactactgcgtctttcaatgtcctgtctatgattatacccactccgttcttgtttctctcctttccagaaaccacaatttgtacctgaattacccacttccttacttttctctactacccatttagtcttatgaatgcaagcaatattcacccttctcctttccaaggtatccacaagctccattaattttcctgtaagtgatccaacattccaagtaccaaccctgatcctcctcctatcctgctccttcctaattggtctccttctatgatatcttctattattttctatgtctatcttgtgttctgttccactatttattctattatctgtcctatggactaacttctttacccacaccagtccatgatgtgggaatccttgctcacttaacaccacacccgggcgccggcatggcgcgtcgctttcggtgaacgccctacacccttgcatatttatcactacacccggccCGGCGTAGCGTCGTTAGTAgaagacgccccaacgtttatatcatttgaatccatatcatagggtgtgacgaaatttttacgctggttgtcacctaccgcaaccctcctcctttatccgggcttgggaccggctaagcgcaaactacttaggcggagttttttttttttttgtaagttaaaaaaaatcatatttattgtTTTCATATGAAAATTAATGTAATTTTTTCTATTCAATTTACCTAATGTAATTAAACAATGTATAATATTTtatcatttaataaaatttattcttatattattgttgcaattttcaaaatttttctttttttttttttttaatttcagttttaggagagaaatataaattttatgttaaaaTCTTTTTTAGAAAAAGAATAATTCTGGTTTGACTCAAAATCAACTTGAATAGGACCCGTGATCTCAGAAACCATAATTTGAACCATGTTCAATTAGGACCGGAACCATCCCTAAATCAGACCGAGCCTAAAATCAGACCAAGTGCAACTGGTATCAATTGGAACCTATTTGGTTTCGATTCAATTCTTCCAAACTTGAAGTAGTGGCTTCAATCCAAATCGAATTAGTTACCAAATCTATCTCGGTTCATGTTGTACTTGGAGAATGTAATTCTTTGTTGATTATGTCGCTAAAAAGGGCGTAATCATAACGAGAATTTCTGAATTCATTGTTTGGTTCACTCTTGTTGATGATTATGGTCACTTCGACATAAGCTTTGATTATGCAATAGTTTATTTTCAACTTCTTGTGGTTACTCATCTTTCTCACTTAGTTCTTTTGGGGTTCTCATTTATTAAGCGAGCCTCGAACAAATAAGCACGAGAGAGCTCTTATTGTGCTTAACTTTGAGCATCTCACAAGCAACTTTGGCCCGCATTGTAGGTCAAATTCACACAAGAATTTCTCCATTTGCAGCTCTATATATCACAAGGTCTCTGTCACGTTTAATCTATGGAGAAACCATGCAACTCATTAACAAAGCATCTATGCAAATAAAAAGAATCAAGCGTTTACAGAACTACTTACACTGTTTAGATCTAAAATTTTCAGAGTCAAGAAGTGCCAATATTAGTTTCTCTAGCCTCTTAGAACTTACAGTTGGTTTAACAGCATTTGGACTCCCATATGCAACACAAGGATCTTTGCCTAAAACAGTATTGCCCACACACCATCCGCCTGGAGTAAACCGCCCATCCGATCTCCTCAAAAGTTTTTCATCAATTTTGTTGAGAACTGGATCATCCTTAGCAAATTCACGAGCAAAAGGGGCACCACtttcaaccatttcttcaaaatGTTCCAAAGCTAGAGATATTGGACGTTGCTTTGGAGGGTTATCCCACTTTATGTAATGCAAGTCATTATTTACAGTAGTGTTTTGATAATCCTTGTGATTGCACACAAGGGTATGGAAATAACCCTCTggtgatgacaggaaatttgcaTAGTACATGAGGAGAGTGCGGGGAAGATTATCCCATCCCCAAACACAGAATTCAAGAAATGACCTTGTCAGCACCACCCATTCAGATCCTGAAAGAAGATAATATTGTAGTCCAAGATTATAGGTAAAGCATAACCGAAGCATGCACTATCTATTTATAAAATACACAAAATAAGCAAAAACAGTTTCAGTCAACACAAACTGTTCAGTTTATATTGTCTATGCTTTGGTTGGTATACACAATAACATAGAAATATATAGAATAgcttattttatttctattagtATGAAATCAATAAAGTCACAATCTCAACTTGGCTTTCAGATGTGGAATAGTTACTACATAGAGTAAATATTCCACAAATTTATAGAAGAAGAATTTCACACATAAGTGAAGAATTGCCATTACATAGTAATAGAATACCTATTCTGCTTCTACTGTATTCGATTTTGCAAACCAAATGAAACCTAAGCAATTTTGTTTCAAAtttaataacagaaataaatacaaCACCAAGTAAGAAAAAAATAGATCATCATTGTGAAGTAGTTCTTACAATCAAACTAGCATATAGTCATGCAGGCCTATCTGTCATTTTTAAGATATCATGAACTCTAATAGCCACATGGAAAAACTGAAATATTTCTTTTTGAGGTAGTTTATGCCCTACACTAAATTGAGTTTGACAAGTATAGGAAACTCCTCTCATGCTTTTTAACTTATAATAAATGAAGCAATGTAATCTCTTGAACGGAGAGGGAGATTTAGTTGCATAGCCAGTGTCAAAAGTGAAGTTCTTTTCATTTGACATaacttgtttttggttttgaccaAGGATCCATGGTCTACTAACCCATCTAAGAAAATATTAGAACAGGAATGACGGCTTCCTTAACCATCTCCATGCATTAGCTTACCATTTAAGAAGTGCAGTGTATTTAACCCAAATGTTTTACCATCTCAACATTCACTACTACCAGACATGAACTGTCTGATAGATGATTCCATAAATTAAAATAGAAAGACATGAGAGAATATACAACATTCTTAATACTGGGCTGAAAATGATTCGTTTAATAGATAATCCATAATGGATTCTTGTCTGAAAATTAAATGATTAGATTAATAGATAATCCATaatgggaaaaaaaaataaaaaaaaagagtagaTAAGTGATTTTGCGATATAAGAGCAGTACCCATAAATAGCTTGAAAGAAGCAGGCAAGGCCCTTTTCTCCTTGGCCCAAAATACACCGGATTTCGTTGAATGATATAACCCTGGATCTATAATTATAGGCCTCGCTATTTGATACCTGCAAGGTTGTAATCAGAGAGTTAGTCACACACATGCCACAGTCACCAGATTGTATTACTCTATAAAAACAGTTTATTATATTCTCACTCTTTCCAACCAATACTACTTGTGTGCTCAAGGAAGTTCAGATCCCTAGGCAAGTATGAGAAAATATGCAAGATATCTGAAACAAAAAGCAGCAAATATGGTCAGGCAAACAATATGATTATCTTCTTAACTTAAAGAGCAGATTATTTTTATTAAGAGCCTGAAATGACAGAATAGCCATAGATCTAAATTCTTGTAACAAAATCCTATATATCAGgcaatacattaaaggcctattttcatttttcaaagGGTTTTAATGCCAAAAGTAGTTGTCCAAGCATCCTGTTTGAAGCCTAAATGCAAGGCACCCTTTTATAATTACCAAACTCAGATTTAACATTCATATAAGATTTAACATTCATATATTTTATTCCCCCCTTTAAACAAAAATAAGCAGGCCACTTAACATGCTAAATCAATTCACTAACttcaatatttaattatttatgcattcatcaataCTCTCACAGTCTCAAGTTGCAATCCATGGCAAAAGCCAACATCTTTTTTAAGTTTTCTTTCTTATCTTTTAGTTCAATGGTGGTGGGATTTCCAAAAGTTCCTATGCAAGTTTTAATCTCAAGTAGCTGCTATATTATTCCCTTCTTCAATACTCTCTATTTAGTATTTCAAATCTTACTGACATAGAATATGAAGAAATCAAAGATcaagagaaacaaattctcaatATTCAAAGGACGAGAAATTAATTCTCTAGCAAAAGCAATTCTCAAAACTCTATATAATTCTCAATAATAATCACAATAATAAACTCTATACTAAAATAAATAGACAGGTATTTATAGTGTACCACTAGCCCTAATTGAAACTAATTAGGAATGCTAAATCAATACAAACTAGGAATATAGATTAAATCCTAACTAGGAAAATACTAAACCTAATATGCCTAAATAATATAAATCTAATCTTCCTAAATTtacaatgaaaattaattatattcttataTAGAATTTGAATCTTCCTATGATACATCATTCTTCCCTAGTTAGAGAAGACTTGACCTCAGGTTTTGAAGTGCAAAGGAATGAAGAATTGGCTTCGGAGAACAAGATTTTTTAACTTCTTGAATGGTAGCAACAAGATCAAAATGAATAATTTCACATTTTCCTTTGCATCCCAGAAAACATTTGAACGCAGAAAATTAATCGCAATTAAAGGTGAAAGGCTCTTCAAATCACTAGgaataaggaaatttgaaaatttttcaatttccGTTGTCATCTCCATGATTCGATTTTCTTCAGTCTCCACTGAAGTTTTTATGGCTTAATTTTCTTTGTTTACTAGGATAGATATTTCAAGATTGCTATTCTCATTATCATCTACTTCAGCTTCTTTCTCTAGACGAGATTCTTCAACATGTATTTCTTGAACATGTTCTTCCACATGTAAAGGCTCAACAATAAAAAGCTTCAAATGATTCAGGCTCAAGTTCTTCAATTTCAAATTTAAGTTGATCTTCAAATTCTTCTTCTTGTTTGTCATCTTTCTcttcaacttcatcttcaaggTGTTGCCTtgcttttatattttcaaaaagttCTTGTTATCGCATCAAACTGCGATTTTAGTTGAAATAGACAAAAGTTCTTGTTATCGCATCAAACTGCGATTTTAGTTGAAATAGACATTCTTCCTAGCATTCTTCTAGCTATCTTTCCATAACTCATAAAATATAATGAATATCTTGATATTCTCGTTCCTTGTCTaataaaatttgtttaatttcttGATATTCATCACGCAAGTAATAACATAACTTATGATCATGACCACTTTTATCTATACAATCACATATATAAACTAATTGATTCTTATGATAACTGATTTCATAATGCAGTCTTTCAATATCAGCTTGGAAATAACTGATATCATCTTGTACTCTTTCAATATCATTCCACAACATGAAGTCTCACTAAAAACAAGTCAAAAGTCCTTACCAATCTTAAATAATGGGTTTTACTCAAAAAGGACTTAAAATCGAAATCAGCACATCAAAATTAGCAAAGAAGAGTCATGTCAATTTTTTGCTAAAATGACACCAAGCTGTCACCGAGGTGGCAAAAGCTATTGCTACATCAACAATGACATGGCAGCTGACAAGGCGAGGCAGGATCTGGTGCAAGCAAGCGCAAGAAAAACCAGTAAGCTCAGCTAGGTTTTAGGTGTATCTGACTCGAACTGGTTGGGTCTCACCACAAAGGCACCAAACTAGAGTTCTGACGATTAGGGGGAGCGCAGGCGCACAGGCATGCAACAAAGCTGCCGGAAGTATGGCAACGCCTGGTAAAAGGTTGAATTTGGACTCAGGTTAAATCAGACCCATCGATTTTTTGCGTTCAGTGCTGCTTTTAGCTGTTCTCACTTCTAATTGTGGGGATGAGATTTGCTAAAGCCAGTAATGTTCTAGGAAGTTCCAAAAGTAAAATTATGTTGGAATTCAAGCAGGTCCCAGTTTGGGTCAACACTTGGCCCTAATGGATCTTCATCATCTGGAAGCTACTAGCAACCAGGCAGGTACTATTGGAACGCCCGATTTTGGGCTGTCGACATGTGGTGTTGTGTCATTTCGATTTCCAGTGGTGGTTGCAGAGAAACAGTGGTTGGCTCTATATTGCTATGCTGCTTTTTGCAATAGCTAGAGTTTTTTTCAAACAGTAAACTCAGCAAATTTCGAAGCAGATTTTCATAGGAAGGAGAGGGAGTCATAGGCAGATCAAAGAGGCTTTGATACCAAATTGCCACAGAACAAAAAGAAACCAAAAATCAAGAAAAGCAAATTGTCAAGATTCAAAGAAAGTAAGAGAATAAACAAACCAAGCTGAGTCAAGGTTCGAAGAGCTCAAACTCGGctcgtaaaatttttttcaagctTGAACCAGCTCATTTAGAAAACAAGCCAAATATCAACAAGTTTAAGCACGGTTTGAAAAACAAACCAAACCA comes from the Hevea brasiliensis isolate MT/VB/25A 57/8 chromosome 5, ASM3005281v1, whole genome shotgun sequence genome and includes:
- the LOC110653352 gene encoding beta-glucuronosyltransferase GlcAT14C, which translates into the protein MKRNHNSYSLDRRRWLMPLIILAILSLLIILTLGYSKSPTPTGVSSNQSKYSVPDWNFGDRLVLPKFPRFAYLISGTNGEGALVKRLLQAVYHPRNYYLLHLDLEASDAERLELAKYVKSDGVIRVFRNVMVIGKADLITYKGPTAIASTLHAIAILLKQAGDWDWFVNLSASDYPLMPQDDILHIFSYLPRDLNFLEHTSSIGWKEYQIARPIIIDPGLYHSTKSGVFWAKEKRALPASFKLFMGSEWVVLTRSFLEFCVWGWDNLPRTLLMYYANFLSSPEGYFHTLVCNHKDYQNTTVNNDLHYIKWDNPPKQRPISLALEHFEEMVESGAPFAREFAKDDPVLNKIDEKLLRRSDGRFTPGGWCVGNTVLGKDPCVAYGSPNAVKPTVSSKRLEKLILALLDSENFRSKQCK